A section of the Bradysia coprophila strain Holo2 chromosome X unlocalized genomic scaffold, BU_Bcop_v1 contig_117, whole genome shotgun sequence genome encodes:
- the LOC119067043 gene encoding uncharacterized protein LOC119067043, producing the protein MGDIDENTPPIYVLLPTCLETDTDVFLEILKSVVLHTRLHDNFHIHSIISGMDGEVFEVDVDDLTTDWKNLTSHSRKVRQSKLLGYWAARNYPLIGKKLIGAAWQPSNTCNVQVSEPMEIAKDRIDEIVAKKLQIRIIELNVCRGTSKKLNYFVRAPIGLNGGNVVALSSKMKAFDIKSEFVAECWNALKVGVFPSNIMQQMDAAIRTSHMPVERHRIIRENGDQSSAEVTNSRSSLHVSGMPPCNVVLTEITSSASSINVAGKPKAIPSAKRKRCVTPNGSKSAFIHDKTNMDVLRGEVCEMRKDIQNLTKCVRLNGIGNENDSERFHLVVFKQKDSEISELKSSIVKLEKEKDQYEHEQRNLNGEIAAKSDLVSALEKALDSSSKLHGKMEEESNTLIQNLSASNQRNCELRDTNEKLHEELKCARIHSANMESNLKDLLLKISAAEKINAEMAETNEKLKENLNTANDHFTNMEQHLQCQIHDLLQKSSAAVQTNIELTDKNRNLQDELVKVKIELKKNEKLSENLDDLRTRSNTLIGEFKDRIEESDKLNVALDSQNKKLQEELRSFRQDAGKDKTNRPETYIQTDRKDAHDGYDEGVLRKQNMDCNEAEDMDCNEAEDDSFEKNPPESVESGNNACSWDEVFVSDNPVVQTCRPVLQKQRFGWMKFQQFKNAKFCPAFVYPTDDDGLERAQKIKADGYITDKKSPFWEFHLAWELPDAKKDSANSIALKKFNKTFGAYFK; encoded by the exons ATGGGTGATATTGACGAGAATACGCCGCCGATATATGTCTTACTACCGACGTGTCTTGAAACCGACACTGATGTATTCctggaaattttaaaaagtgtGGTGCTTCACACACGATTGCACGATAATTTTCACATACATTCTATAATATCGGGAATGGATGGTGAAGTGTTTGAAGTTGATGTGGATGATTTGACCACCGATTGGAAAAACCTGACTTCACATTCGAGGAAAGTTAGGCAAAGTAAACTGCTCGGTTATTGGGCCGCACGAAACTATCCTTTAATTGGCAAGAAGCTGATCGGAGCAGCTTGGCAACCCAGCAATACTTGTAATGTGCAAGTGAGTGAACCAATGGAAATCGCGAAAGACAGAATTGACGAAATTGTTGCGAAAAAGTTGCAAATTCGGATTATTGAGTTGAATGTATGCAGAGGTACTTCAAAAAAGCTAAACTACTTTGTACGAGCCCCAATAGGCCTAAACGGAGGCAACGTAGTCGCGCTATCATCAAAGATGAAGGCATTCGACATTAAAAGCGAGTTCGTTGCTGAGTGTTGGAACGCATTGAAAGTTGGGGTCTTCCCGTCAAATATTATG CAACAAATGGATGCTGCTATCCGTACATCTCACATGCCAGTCGAACGACACCGAATTATTCGGGAAAATGGTG ATCAATCAAGCGCTGAGGTCACAAATTCTAGATCATCACTCCATGTCTCAGGGATGCCACCATGCAATGTAGTGTTGACCGAGATCACCTCGAGTGCATCAAGTATTAACGTTGCCGGCAAACCGAAAGCAATTCCAAGCGCAAAGCGTAAACGGTGTGTAACTCCGAATGGTTCGAAATCGGCTTTCATACATGACAAAACAAATATGG ATGTACTGCGAGGTGAAGTCTGTGAAATGAGAAAAGATATTCAGAATTTAACCAAATGCGTTAGATTGAATGGTATTGGCAATGAAAACGATTCAGAACGATTTCATTTAGTCGTTTTCAAACAGAAGGATTCCGAAATATCCGAGCTGAAAAGTTCTATTGTGAAATTAGAGAAAGAAAAAGACCAATATGAGCATGAACAACGGAatttaaatggtgaaattgcGGCTAAATCTGATCTTGTCAGCGCATTGGAGAAAGCGTTAGATTCCAGTTCAAAATTGCATGGGAAAATGGAAGAGGAATCGAATACTcttattcaaaatttgtcCGCTTCCAATCAACGTAACTGTGAATTGAGAGACACGAATGAAAAGCTTCACGAAGAGCTGAAGTGTGCAAGGATTCATTCGGCCAACATGGAGTCAAATTTGAAGGATTTGCTACTTAAAATATCCGCAGCTGAGAAAATTAATGCCGAAATGGCCGAAACGAATGAAAAactcaaagaaaatttgaacacCGCGAACGATCATTTTACCAATATGGAGCAACACTTGCAGTGCCAAATTCATGACTTGCTTCAGAAGTCATCCGCTGCTGTTCAAACTAACATCGAATTGACCGACAAGAATAGGAATCTTCAAGATGAGCTGgttaaagtaaaaattgaactgaagaaaaacgaaaaactgaGCGAAAATCTGGACGACTTACGAACCCGTTCAAACACTTTAATTGGCGAGTTCAAAGATCGAATTGAAGAATCTGATAAATTAAATGTTGCGTTGGATTCTCAAAATAAGAAACTTCAAGAAGAGCTTCGTTCGTTCAGACAAGATGCTGGCAAAGATAAAACCAACCGCCCAGAAACGTACATTCAAACCGATCGAAAAGATGCTCACGATGGTTACGATGAG ggtgTGTTGCGAAAACAAAACATGGATTGCAATGAAGCAGAGGACATGGATTGCAATGAAGCAGAGGATGACAGTTTTGAGAAAAACCCGCCTGAATCA GTTGAAAGCGGAAACAATGCTTGCTCTTGGGACGAG GTGTTTGTATCGGATAATCCAGTCGTTCAGACATGTCGTCCAGTATTGCAGAAACAACGGTTCGGCTGgatgaaatttcaacaatttaaaaatgccAAATTTTGCCCGGCATTCGTGTATCCAACCGATGACGATGGATTAGAACGCGCACAAAAGATAAAGGCAGACGGTTACATAACAGACAAAAAATCACCCTTCTGGGAATTCCATTTAGCATGGGAGTTGCCTGATGCCAAGAAGGACAGTGCAAACTCTATTGCGCTGAAGAAgtttaataaaacatttggGGCCTATTTTAAATAG